The DNA sequence TCTTGTCTCCTTTCCTGGCCTCTGAGGTCAGACGCCCTCTTTGGGATCACGTCCTCCTTCTCTGCAGAGAATTACCGCATCAGGAGGGGACCTACCCTTGGCCCCTCTGTTTGCTTTTCCCTGGAGTCCTAGAGACTGTCAGAGACTGAGCTTTCTGAGGAGTGAACTGTGGGTGCTGAGCCAGATGAGGAAACCCAGACTCAGAGAGGGATTTCCTCTAGTAGGTCTGAAATCCAAGGGTAGCTTTGCAAAGAGATTAGAATCCCTGAGCATGGCTGAACTAATCAAGTGTTTCTAGGgcaaaataatcaaaagaacTCCATGGGTTCAAGTCACATGAAACAGTGGTTATGTCTCTTATGCAAAGACCCCTAATGAGAACACCTTCTAGCCAATGCCTGCTAAGTTGACACCTGAGGAGTACGAGCCAGGCTGATGGTTTttcaccccacctccaccccatgTACATGGATATCTTCAGAGGTAGGAGAGGTCCCTGACCACATTGAAGCCATTTCCATCCTGTGGGAGGGTGTAGAGTGACAAGGCTAAAGCACACCCTGAGGAGGTGGGCAGCAGGCAGACAAGGTGTGGGCTAAACCTCCCTCCACCTGCTCACACCCTCCCCAATTGTCCCCCCACCATTGTCTCAAGAGGCTTAGAGCCTTCAGTGGCCACCCAGGGCAATAATACAACCAGGAGCGCTATTGGATTCTTGTTCCTCAGCTACACAACTTGGCACTTTGCTACTGACATCTCTGGGGTTCTGAACGAAATCCCAGGAGAATCATGGCCAGAGGGGACAATGGAGGTAGGACAGGTGACTTGATGATGTGACAGCTCGCTCCCTCCACCCTATTTCTCTCCCCAGGACATATCACCTCTCACATAGCATCCAACCCCACCAAACAAGCGCCACAGTCTTGGCTTCACAGGGCCTTGGCCGGCCTTGGGAGGCCCCAGGTGAGGATGGCGTCTGCCAGGAAGGTGGGCATGTAGCTCATGGGGAGGTAGAAGAGCTTGGCGTCCCAGCCAGCCGAGTAGCGGGTGCGGGGGTGGCAGGCGGTCAGCGCATGCTCCATGCAGTCCGTCACCTCTGACAGATTCTCCTTGTATGTTGTCAAACGGTTTTTAGATATTGCCGTGAAGTCTGTTCAGGATGAGAAAACAGCCTTAATGGAGTGACACAACCTCCGCTCCCATTCACAGCTCTAAGTTAGAGGAAAGTTTCTAAGAATTCCTGTGCCCCCACAGCGATAAATCTAATCAATGCAGCTTCCCCACGAGCGTGGCCCATCCTTATCCCAGGAAAAATTGGTCCACATTAAGCGATGTCTTGCCTCTCTTCCTGGGAATATCTGGACTCCATAAGTTGAAGGTCTCTGCTAACAGAGCCAAAGTGAAGGAAAACCAGTCCTCTCTAACCCCAGCTGGCCATGAATCCATCGCATCTTCCCTCCCTGTCTTTAGTTTCCTCTTCAAAATAATGGCGGGACAGTGTCTACAATTGTAGTGAGCCTGGTTTCCTTCTCTAAGTGACCCGTTGACCACACAGCACCTTGGGAATGGGGATGAACGTCCCCACTTTGTGATGAGGCTGAACTTCCCTCTCCCCAGTATCCGGCAGGAGGACAGACCCTCATGGTGTTGGAGACATTAATCATTCTCCAACGTTTAGTTCCCTCACTGTCCACAGTTCACTCACAGGATGCCAGAAACTTCTCGCCATAGACCTCCTTGATCTCGGGGCGGGCCCGGTCCCACACCTCCTGGACATGCTGAAAAAGTCTCTCAGTGTTGGTCATGTTCGTCTTGAAGGAACCAGGTTCAATTACAGCCACCTTCACCCCAAAGTGGGCGAGCTCCCTCCtgggagacagacaggcagagggCAAGGAGGTGAGAAGTCTTGCAGGCGAACACAAAACACAGATAAACCCAGTGAAAATCCAATACAGGGTGGTGTAGAATAAGCCAGAAAGCATGGCATGTTGGGAAGTGTAGCAGAAGGCCAACAAAAATTATGACCATGGCATTGGCTGTGTGTAGGGATGACATATTTTACACACAGAGCTCACCAATTCCGAATCCCTTGGAATCAGCAGCAAGGCACCACTGCTGGGCTAGCTCCCCCATGCCCCTCACATCCAGGGTGTGACCAGGATTCGCCCATTTTCCCCTCTATGCTCCtctgtcctcttcctccttctgccgcAGTAAACTCCCTGGCCATCTCTCCCTGGCTGCTGCGGCTGTCTTCTGGAGAGCATCCCTCTGCCTTCAGTCACGGCTCCCCACACCCACAGCCATTCTGCTCCCTGCAGCCAGTGGGCATCTAGATGTCCGTTGGACAAAATACCCGCCCTGAGTACATCCAAGCCATGAATTCCACTGTCAATAGCACGTGTCCAAAACCCACAGGACTCCAGGGCCCACTGCTGACCACCTGTCCAGCCCCCTACACCCATCCTGGCCTTGTCCTTTGACGCAGGAAGAGCCCACAACAGAGGCGGTCAGCTGACACCCACCCTTAGCCGGGGCTGATGTCGTCCTCTCATcagcagccctgcccacccctccttaGCAGGGTGCCAGGACTTCAGTTCTCAGCTCAGACCTCACAGCCAGGACCCTCCCCAAATCGGGGTGCTGCCATGGCCACCATGGTTGACTTGGTCACAGTCCCTATAAAGGTTGGCAACAATATTTTTCTATCTCATGTCCCTCTCCCTGTCAGCTATCGGGGTTGTTAGGTCAAGAAGCAAACCTTGCTGTCCTAGCCTGTGTTGATTCTGCACTCACACCAGTGTCCACTGCTGTGTGTTGCGCTGAATAAGAGGCCGCACCCACCCCTCAAGGGCTCCCTGCACCCGAGTATCTCAGTGGCTGTGGACATGGCCCCTGCAGCCAAATCTCCCACTTCCAATCTGCTTCAGACACGTCCTGTCTGTGGGCCCTCCTCAGAAGGCTCAGAAAGAGGTTACATAAATTTGTCGGCCTTGGGCCCCTGTTGTACATTCACAAGCAATGGCTGGCTGAatccagaaaggaagaagggcCAAAAAGCCTGAGAGATGGatctcgaagaagggcctctaaATCTGTCATGAAGTCAAACCCCTGTAAAATGCTCCCACAGAAGACCAGGAACGGGAGGACTCAGGCAGGGCCCTATCCCAGTGCAATACCTGAGGGAGTCCGAGAAGGCCTCTACGCCGTACTTGGAGATGCAGTAGCCGCCACCCATAACGGACAATCTACCCCCGATGCTGGAGACGTTGACCACGCGGCCCCTCGCCTTCCTCACTAAGGGCAGCAGGCTCAGAGTCACCTCGATCGTCCCCAGCAGGTTCACGTTCAGTGTGGTCACAAAGTCTTGTTTGGTCAGCCACTCATTGCGGCCCCAGGGGCCAGAGATGCCAGCGTTATTCACCAGGCCCCAGAGTCCTGGGGACAGTGGGAAATTGAGAGACCAACattgtactgtgtgtgtgtgcgcggtATGGGCACAACTAGCGTTCAAGTTCACCTTCCCATTGAGTTTATTTATGGAGTCAAGAAGAATATGCTACTTGGTATTGGGAAAAGAGTAGGGAGGAGGATCCTAAAGAGAATGTGATGACTTAGGGTTGTCAGGGTTTCCATATTCTTTAAGCTATTATAGGTTAAGGATGGTCCTTGTCATCTCTGCTCCGAGTGCCTGGACACCAGCCTGCAACAAACCCAACTTTCTTAAGTGCATGGACGGGGTTTGAGAAAATAAAGTGAGCGCTCATCAAATATCtcatgaggagagagagagggagacagtaAAAGAGGAAtggagtaaaagaaaacaaacaaacaaacaaacaaaaaaccaaagaaaaaaccagagaagagaaagaatgaaaggaaaagacaaaaagaccTGTGAATAATTGTTTTGTAACCCTGGTTGGTAGAGACACAATGAAAACCTTAAGACTGGGGAGCGTGGAGAACAGGCACATTTGGACATCAAGGGAAAGGCTGTGATGCAACATGCACCAATTTTGAGGCAATGTTTGCTCAGGAAGCAAAGTTCACTCTCCACCTGGGAATTCCAAAGCTCACCATGGAGTGGATACACAGGGCAGACCGGGGAGGAGGCCTCAGGCCACACCAGTGTCCAGATGGCACCGTTAGCCCCAGGCAGTGCCAAACTCTCCTTCTGCCCTCCCTAAAGTCCACCCTTGGCATAACCTCACGGGTCCCCAGCCCACTGAGCTCTCTGGAAGACTGTCTGCGAGATATACAGGAACAAAACCACAAGATGAAGGATTTGAAATAGTCTGACTTCCCCACCTACAGGCCCCAGGTCAGCAGGGGCAGGGTTTTcagtgggccaggcctggggtgcAGTTAGACAGAGTTTGAAGGTAAGAATGTTGGAAAGAGAATAATGCCTTGCAATATTAGTCCTCCCCCCACAGAAACCATTCATGGCCTCCAAGAAATCAGTATTCTTTGATGAAATTATTTAACTCTACTTGAATAAGATTGCTAAGCATGTGAACAAA is a window from the Eulemur rufifrons isolate Redbay chromosome 16, OSU_ERuf_1, whole genome shotgun sequence genome containing:
- the LOC138396690 gene encoding retinol dehydrogenase 7-like isoform X1 → MWLYLVALVGLYHLVRWHRERQVVSHLRDKYVFITGSGSGFGNLLARQLDMRGLRVLAACRTEKAAEQLRAQTSDRLETVTLDIAKTESITAATQWVKERVGDRGLWGLVNNAGISGPWGRNEWLTKQDFVTTLNVNLLGTIEVTLSLLPLVRKARGRVVNVSSIGGRLSVMGGGYCISKYGVEAFSDSLRRELAHFGVKVAVIEPGSFKTNMTNTERLFQHVQEVWDRARPEIKEVYGEKFLASYFTAISKNRLTTYKENLSEVTDCMEHALTACHPRTRYSAGWDAKLFYLPMSYMPTFLADAILTWGLPRPAKAL
- the LOC138396690 gene encoding retinol dehydrogenase 7-like isoform X2, with translation MWLYLVALVGLYHLVRWHRERQVVSHLRDKYVFITGSGSGFGNLLARQLDMRGLRVLAACRTEKAAEQLRAQTSDRLETVTLDIAKTESITAATQWVKERVGDRGLWGLVNNAGISGPWGRNEWLTKQDFVTTLNVNLLGTIEVTLSLLPLVRKARGRVVNVSSIGGRLSVMGGGYCISKYGVEAFSDSLRRELAHFGVKVAVIEPGSFKTNMTNTERLFQHVQEVWDRARPEIKEVYGEKFLADFTAISKNRLTTYKENLSEVTDCMEHALTACHPRTRYSAGWDAKLFYLPMSYMPTFLADAILTWGLPRPAKAL